Part of the Mycobacteriales bacterium genome, ACACGATGTGCAGGGCGATGCGCACGCTGTACGTCGTCACCGATCCTCCTCCCAGCAGGTCTCGCGACGTAGCCATGCTCGCAGATTCCGCTCGTAGCGGGGGTCCGACGGCGTGAGCCGGACCGTCTTCTTGTGCTTGGCCGGGCACGGGCACCACATCCGGTAGTACCCCTTGCCGCGGTCGACGCGCCAGGGGCCGTTGCGCTGGCTCTCCGCCTCGCGCAGGACCCGTTCGAGGTCCTTGTCGGGATGTCTCGGCCGCTTCCCCGGTTTTCCCGGCACCCGTGCCCCCGTGATCGTCGCCGTCGCTCGACGGCAGCGTAGGTCGCGCGGGTGGTTGCCGACCGAGCCTGTCCACAGGCCAGGCGGTCAGCGGACGGGCAGGTCCAGGGTGAGGCCGCCGGACGTGCGGCGGCGGACGGTACGGCGGCGCAGCACCAACGCCGCGCCCGCCGCGGCCGCCACGACCCCCGCGGCCGGCCCGCCCGGCAGGCCGCCGCCGCCCGAACGCCGCGGCGCGGCCGGCGCGGCGACCGGAGCGGCCGGCGGCAGCGTCCGCGAGCGGTCGGCGCGGCTGTCGACCAGCGGCGCGTCCGGCACCGGGTCCACCAGCCGCCCGACGGGCACGGTGCGGCCGACGGCGTGGAACCCCCAGTCGAGCAGCGCCTTCGCGTCCGGGTACATCGTCTCGGCCTTGAGCAGCGTGACGACGAGCGTGTGGCCGTTGCGGCGGGCGGCGCCGACGTAGGTGTGCCGGGCGGCGACGGTGAAGCCGGTCTTCACGCCGATGTCGCCGGCGTAGGTCGGCAGCATCTTGTTGTGGTTGTAGATCTCGAACTGCCGCCCGCCCGGCGCCGGCATCCGGTCGCGCAGCGTGGCGACGTAGCGCGCGAAGTCGGGCATCGCCAGGCCAGCGCGCGCCACCAGCGCGAGGTCGTACGCGCTGGTCACCTGGCCGGGGGCGTCGAGGCCGCTGGGGTTGCGGGCGAGCGTGTCGTACGCCTGGAGCCGTCGCGCGGTGGCGTTCATCTTCGCGACGGCGACGTCGGTGCCGCCGGCGGCGGACGCGACGGCGTTGGCGGCGTCGTTGCCGGAGACGACGAGCATCGCCTCGACCAGTTTGCCGACGGGGTAGCGGACGCTCTGCACGATGCCGACCCGGCTGCCCTCGATGTTCACGTCGGCGTAGGACGGCTGGTACATCCGGCGCAGGTCGAGCTCGGGGATCAGCGCGACCGCCGTCAACGTCTTCATGGTGCTGGCCGGCAGGTACCTCCCGTGCGCGTCGCGGGCGGCGAGCACCTCGCCGGTGTCGACATCGGCGACGAGCCAGCCGGCGGCGGAGACGTGCGGCAACGGCGGGGCGCCGTGGCCGGCGACGACGGTGCGGGAGCCGAGCTCCTCGCCGCCGACGACGGGGCGGGTCTCGGCGGCGGCCGGGAGGGCGGCGGGCACGAGCAGGGCGGCGGCCACCGCGACGGCGGCCGCGCGCAGGCGAACGCCGGCCGCTCCCATGGGGCACGAGGATACCGGCTCGCGGCGGCTACGCCGAGACCTGGGCGTTATCGGCGGCGTGGGAGGATCGGGGTGTGGTGATGTCGCGACGCGTGTCCGCCTTCCTCCTCGCCGTCGGCGTCTGGACCTGGGCGATCTGGCCGAACTTCCTCAAGAACATCTGGCGCGACGACCGGGCGTTCGGCGCCGGGCACAAGCCGACGGCGTTCCTGCTGGTCCACCTGGCGCTCACCGTCGCCTCGCTGGCGATCGGCACGGGTGTCGGCGTCGTCGGCTGGCGCGGCTGGCGGGCGAGCCGCCGCATGGGCGAGACGGTGCGCGCGCAGCGGCAGTTCGTCTCCAGCCGGGACTAGGCGCAGGGCTCGTGCGACGCGTCCGGGCGCTCCTCGCGGTGGCGCTGCTCTGCGCGCTCGGCGGGTGCCGGGGCGGCGAGCACGGCTGCGGCGCGTACAACCTCACCGCGCGGGACGAGGTGCCGCCGAAGGCGGTCGAGTGCCTGCGCGCGGCGCTGCGCGACCACCGCACGACGACGCTGCGGCTCGGCTACCCGCTGCTGGAGGACAGCCGCGTGATCGCGACGTTCACCACCCGGCCCGACGGGACGGTCCGGCGCCGCACCGACGTCCCCGGACTCGGGACGCCCGCGCTGGTGGAGGTGTGCCGGCCGCCGGTGGACGACGACCTCCAGTTCGAGTCCTGCGTCTCAGACCCGGCGGAAAAGTAGCGCCCGCTTCACTTCCTGGATCGCCTTGGTCACCTCGATGCCGCGCGGGCAGGCCTCGGTGCAGTTGAACGTCGTCCGGCAGCGCCAGACGCCTTCCTTCTCGTTGAGGATGTCCAGCCGCTCCTCGGCGCCGTCGTCGCGGCTGTCGAAGATGAACCGGTGCGCGTTGACGATCGCCGCCGGGCCGAAGTACGCGCCGTCCGTCCAGTAGATCGGGCAGGACGTCGTGCAGGCCGCGCAGAGGATGCACTTGGTGGTGTCGTCGAAGCGCTCACGGTCGTCGGCCGACTGCAGCCGCTCGCGCGTCGGCTCCTTGTCGTAGGAGATGAGGAACGGCTTCACCGACCGGTACGCCTCGAAGAACGGCTCCATGTCGACGAGCAGGTCCTTCTCGACCGGCAGGCCCTTCAACGGCTCGACGGTGACGCTGCGCGGCAGGTCCTTGACGAGCACCTTGCAGGCGAGGCGGTTGACGCCGTTGATGCGCATCGCGTCGGAGCCGCAGATGCCGTGCGCGCAGGAACGCCGGAAGGTGAGCGTGCCGTCGACGTTCCACTTCACGTAGTGGAGCAGGTCGAGGAGGCGGTCGTTCGGCTCGGCGGGGACCTCGTACGTCTCCCAGTGCGGCTCGGCGTCGAGTTCCGGGTTGAAACGACGCAGCTTGAGCGTGACCTGCATGAAGTGTGTCTCCTGTCGGGGTCCCCGCGGCGTCGCGGAGCGACGTCGTGGGGAGTTCAGTACTTGCGCTCCATCGGCTGGTAGCGGGTCACCGTCACCGGCTTGTAGTCGAGGCGGATCTCGTCGCCGTCCTTGTACGCCATCGTGTGCCGCATGAACTCGGCGTCGTCGCGGTTCGGGTAGTCCTCGCGGAAGTGGCCGCCGCGGCTCTCCTTGCGCGCCTGGGCGCAGGTGACGAGCACCTCGGCCAGGTCGAGCAGGAAGCCGAGCTCGACCGCCTCGAGGAGGTCGGTGTTGTACCGCTTCCCCTTGTCCTGCACGGACGCCCGCGTGTACCGCTCGCGCAGCGCCTGCACGTCGACCAGCGCCTGCTTCAACGTCTGCTCGGTGCGGTAGACGGACGCGTTGGCGTCCATCGTCTCCTGCAACGCGTTGCGGATGTCGGCGATGCGCTCGCCGCCGGCGTTGGCGCGCAGCCGCTCCACCATCGCCACGACCCGCCCGGCCGGCTCGTCCGGCAGGGCGACGTGGTCGTTGGCGGTGGCGAACGCCGCGGCGTTGAGCCCGCTGCGCCGGCCGAACACGTTGATGTCGAGGAGGCTGTTGGTGCCGAGACGGTTGGCGCCGTGGACGGAGACGGTGGCGCACTCGCCGGCGGCGTAGAGGCCGGGCACGACGTCCCAGTTGTTGCGCAGGACCTCGGCCTCGACGTTGGTGGGGATGCCGCCCATGGCGTAGTGCGCGGTCGGCTGGATCGGGATCGGGTCGGTGTACGGCTCGATCGCCATGTACGTCCGGCAGAACTCCGTGATGTCCGGGAGCTTCGCGTCGAGCTGCTCCGGCGGCAGGTGGGTGAGGTCGAGGTGGACGTAGTCGCCGTTGGGGCCGCAGCCGCGGCC contains:
- a CDS encoding serine hydrolase, producing the protein MGAAGVRLRAAAVAVAAALLVPAALPAAAETRPVVGGEELGSRTVVAGHGAPPLPHVSAAGWLVADVDTGEVLAARDAHGRYLPASTMKTLTAVALIPELDLRRMYQPSYADVNIEGSRVGIVQSVRYPVGKLVEAMLVVSGNDAANAVASAAGGTDVAVAKMNATARRLQAYDTLARNPSGLDAPGQVTSAYDLALVARAGLAMPDFARYVATLRDRMPAPGGRQFEIYNHNKMLPTYAGDIGVKTGFTVAARHTYVGAARRNGHTLVVTLLKAETMYPDAKALLDWGFHAVGRTVPVGRLVDPVPDAPLVDSRADRSRTLPPAAPVAAPAAPRRSGGGGLPGGPAAGVVAAAAGAALVLRRRTVRRRTSGGLTLDLPVR
- a CDS encoding succinate dehydrogenase iron-sulfur subunit yields the protein MQVTLKLRRFNPELDAEPHWETYEVPAEPNDRLLDLLHYVKWNVDGTLTFRRSCAHGICGSDAMRINGVNRLACKVLVKDLPRSVTVEPLKGLPVEKDLLVDMEPFFEAYRSVKPFLISYDKEPTRERLQSADDRERFDDTTKCILCAACTTSCPIYWTDGAYFGPAAIVNAHRFIFDSRDDGAEERLDILNEKEGVWRCRTTFNCTEACPRGIEVTKAIQEVKRALLFRRV